The following are encoded in a window of Peromyscus maniculatus bairdii isolate BWxNUB_F1_BW_parent chromosome X, HU_Pman_BW_mat_3.1, whole genome shotgun sequence genomic DNA:
- the CXHXorf38 gene encoding uncharacterized protein CXorf38 homolog isoform X5: MPRGLAEKRGPEECDAVALLSLINSCDHFMVDRKKVTELIRCRNEIMHSSEMKVSSTWLRDFQIKIQNFLNEFKNIPEIVAVYSRIEQLLTSDWAVHIPEEDERDGCELETGSYLSVSQIHEIETELLKEKLQEMYLQAAAEEALPEEISNRLDVVKAFLRNNTDLRNSLTEDVQKLDSLHLQHQKQTSKDAERQPAERKP; encoded by the exons ATGCCTCGAGGACTGGCAGAGAAACGAGGACCTGAGGAATGTGATGCAGTTGCTCTGTTGAGTCTCATCAACTCCTGTGATCACTTCATGGTTGACCGGAAGAAAGTCACCGAG cTAATTCGGTGTCGGAACGAGATAATGCACTCTTCAGAGATGAAAGTATCTTCTACGTGGCTTCGAGATTTTCAGATAAAGATCCAGAATTTTCTGAATGAATTCAAGAATATTCCAGAGATTGTAGCAGTATATTCCAGAATAGAGCAG CTGCTGACATCTGACTGGGCTGTTCACATTCCTGAGGAGGATGAACGAGATGGGTGTGAATTGGAAACAGGAAGTTACTTGAGTGTGAGCCAAATCCATGAAATTGAAACGGAACTGCTGAAGGAAAAACTGCAAGAGATGTATCTTCAAGCAGCTGCAGAAGAGGCGTTGCCAGAAGAG ATCTCGAATCGACTGGATGTGGTGAAAGCGTTTCTGAGAAACAACACAGATCTCAGAAATAGCCTTACAGAAGACGTGCAGAAGCTAGACAGCCTCCATCTCCAGCATCAGAAACAGACTTCAAAGGATGCTGAGAGACAGCCAGCTGAAAGGAAGCCTTGA
- the Mpc1l gene encoding mitochondrial pyruvate carrier 1-like protein, which translates to MAGVTVLMRKTQDYVKTKEFRDYITSTHFWGPMATWGLPLAAFKDMKAAPDISSSRMTTALIFYSMAFMCFAYRVQPRNYLLMACHLTNVVAQSIQGSRYLKYHYGGGAKASNPPAK; encoded by the coding sequence ATGGCGGGGGTCACAGTGCTAATGCGGAAAACTCAAGACTATGTGAAGACCAAGGAGTTCCGGGATTACATAACCAGCACCCACTTCTGGGGTCCGATGGCCACCTGGGGCCTTCCACTGGCCGCCTTCAAGGATATGAAGGCGGCTCCTGACATCAGCAGCAGCCGCATGACCACGGCGCTCATCTTCTACTCCATGGCTTTCATGTGCTTTGCCTACCGGGTCCAGCCTCGAAATTACCTGCTGATGGCATGCCATCTCACCAACGTGGTGGCGCAGAGCATTCAGGGGAGCCGCTACCTTAAGTACCACTATGGTGGCGGGGCCAAGGCCAGCAACCCTCCGGCCAAATAA